In Glycine max cultivar Williams 82 chromosome 15, Glycine_max_v4.0, whole genome shotgun sequence, the DNA window ttcaaacatttaaaaaaatatttatctttttaatctaAGTATAATttcagtattaaaaaaaaaagcggAACGACCCATGCGTATGCATGGTAACTAACTCGTCTATTATTAAAACAATGTTTTCTTGGCCACGTCAACTTCTTATAAAAAAGTTTCTCTTGAAagtctcttttacttttttattttctttcttatttttttcttctttctatcaACAAAAGGAGAACAAAATTGGCTCatctaaattcaaattttgaaggataaatagtcattttcatcTCTGACATATTTATTTCCGAaggatgaaaatttaaattttaatcctaaaagtaaaaaaattgtgacaaaTTCATCAATCccccttccctttttttttattatcactaAGTGACAATGCTTCCATGCAAGTGTATATATCACATGTAATATTGAAGCATATcttatatgtaatatttttaatatgattttttaaaatattacatgaaTAATTGCTTTATCATTGTAATGTAGTTTCATGATGATCTTTTAAATGTAAAGACATTTTGTTCCCTAAAATATTTGTGAACATAATTAATCTTTTCTATATGATGTTTAATATACAAAATTCATTCTAAAACATGCATAGAAATGAATGTGACCCATTCTTATGCGTTGATTCGTAGTACTTTTGcaacaataaaatattgttgtgaaaataaatttcatattttatttattctaaaaatataaattgtctACTAGACTTTAGAAtaacaatttattataatataaatgggCTAAGATTACAATTTTATGACTTGTtcaatttaattacatttaaaattagacaaaaaatattaaaaatatattgctataaaataataactatttcAATAGACGGAGATGGAGACTAGGCAAGTGTACATGATATCATGTAAAGTCGAGGatgaatacaaaattttatcgtCATCAAGAGTCAAGAACGAGGACGAGGAATGACATACAATCTCATCTTGTTCCGTTATCATGTTTATCATAactatcatttatatatatatatatatatatatatatatatatatatattaataattatatataaagataagattaaatatttttattctttatttttatttttttgggtttaattttgttttttaatttttttttaaaaaatattttgatttcttctcatgtaTTTTGTACTTACCAAATCTAGAGTTGGCTGATGTCAGGATAGACATAGCCTAGATGGGCTCCACAATTTCACATGTCGGATCGTAGGTATCCTTTGTTAAAAGAACACAAGATAAGGGAGACTTGTAAAACAAAGGACTCCAACCCTCAAATAAGTACGTGAGTGACTTGAGAATTAATCAAAAGGGGGAGATAAAACTTGGTATTTATAGCGTTGGATAGGAGTGAGTCCTTGACTATAAGGATTGTTACAATGACATAACAACTCTTATAGATAATTCGTTGTTTATAGATAATTAATTGTTAGTAGATAATTAGATACCTACATCTTGATAAGGGAATAATAACATTATCATTAGAATTCAAATATATGCAGATTTATATCTTCAGTTTAGTGGCCCAATAACTTAGCTGCTAAGGGAGTAGCGTCCAGGCTCTTGTAGTAGGACTGACAATGAGGATtgacatatatattttaatgtcaCATCACTTGCTATGTCAATTTTGTGGATCccaatacatttttattaaatcaatttatcatATGACATTGCCAAGCTGATGTTTTAAATCAATCTtgcaattatttttcaatatatctattatgaatgcattttaatatgttaatagTTTTAGATCTTTACTTCATAGTTTAGCCTTTTGTAAGTAATATACTAGCAACATAAACAACGGCGTCTCTAACAACAATGACCTGAATAAATTAAACATGTATTTCATTATTTACAAGATTTTAAAACGTGAGTAAACATGAATATCACTCGTGCGAAGATATGGGTACTGTATTAGTTTTCTTAAGGAAGCATTCTTTATTTACgtaaaataaatacatgaaaaatgaaatgattttttctaTTGAAAAAGAATAACAACACTTTTTAAAGAAGTATTATTAGATGTTTTTAAACTAAAGTTATCACcttgttgtaaaaaaattaatagaaggTTATCATCTTGCTAACATCTAGGCATACAATTCATATTAAGATCTCGATGCCCAATTCACACTCTATGGTAAGCACGAACATGCTAAACAAAGCATGATTGCACTCCCTTTTTAAGACGTAATCTTGATTTGAAGCATGACTATGCTTCGTGAAGCATGATGTCGTTCTCATTGTTCTTTAGGTCTACTAGGATTTGATTTTACAATTAGGGAGGCCTCCCACCTCATTGATTCATAAATTTGAGCACGCATAAATTCATAACACATATAACATTAGAAAACTCCACCGATCATACAAATACATATCTCAAACCATGATTAAATCTTAGGTGTAACATATTCACTCaagatacaataaaaaaaatgctaaataaCCAATAAGAATTAAGGAGGAGGAAAGCCCACCGAGAGTTGTAGATATAGTTCCTATTCATTTAAGACAAGGCAACCCTAATCATTCACAATctcaataattattaaaaacacgtgtgtgtgtgtgtgaattaaTATAGTTTTAGCAGCACACACGAAAGAGTGGTTGAAATATGGTCAACAGATAATACTACCGATGTTTAGTCTCtctataataaaaacaaatcctGATGACTAATTAAAGGTTAATTAGGAATGCATCCCACCGACCTTTGCGTCACATACTTTTGGAGtatgaaagaataattttatattttcttgcaATATtcataaattcttttattaaatttgaaataataaaataaattttatatttaaaatcttaattgttCATTTAATACTTacttcataaaatattaaagaaattaataagaagatataataaaaagatatagaATTACTTATTATCCTCCTATATTGTGATTTGAGCTTAAAAAGCAATCCAGGCATTTATGAAGCATATGTAACTGATGGTAATTATTGTTCAAGTTGGTAGAATTATAATTGGTATTCATCTCTTCAAGTATTTAGTACAGTGTTTTTAAAGTATGAAttcaagattttaaaaatttaatttttttttcttcttttctccctACTTAATCACAACCAAACAACCTCTCAATCAACAACATTCGACATCAAAGCACACACATCAACTTGTTATGATAAacacacaaacaacaaattacAAGTAAGGAACCACAGAAACGAAAATCCACACCTGTCAAAGACTCGCAACACTCAACGTGGGAAGCGCCGACGAATTCACAGTTGATGGAGCGTGTCGTCAATTGTTCTTGATCCTGCCGTAGTCTCCGTTAATTAGGAAGGGGTTAAAGATTCTGTCAGAGATATTTTGTGAAATGATGAAAAAATACACATCGCATCATTAATGACATGTCAACATTCTATTAATCAGTGGTGCGAAAATTAAGTGAGGCTCAAAAGTGAGACTGATTATACGAAACacatattacttttaaaaaaaaaaactaagcttCAGTTAACATTAGAAAGATAATGTAGACTTGACTTCGCGAGAGAGTTTGATTAAGCACACTCCATTAAccgtataaataaaataaacatacttGCTATCAACCATAATTTTTGGAACCATGAATTTTAAGTTCATCTACCATTTTTTTTGtctgcttttcttttcttataatattactctatatatctttcttttttcttttttgtaaggCAATGCTGGTTAATATTCTACTGCAAAACTAAAAATGTTAAACATAAAATGAAAGCTAATTTGGTAGAAACCCTTTATAATAAGTAAAGGTTGAATGTCCATTCTATTTTTAGAGTGCAATAGTTAAAAGAAGGAGATGGAATAGACAgagaaactaataaaataatagaaaggtATATAATACCTCTTTTGCAATGAAACTTTTGTCTCTGATTTTATGCATTAAATACAATGACATGGTTTTTTTATCAGATTAAATATAATGATATGtggacaatatatatatatatatatatatatatatatatatatatatatatatatatatatatatatatatatatatattcctcttTCTCTCTTCACGTGTAGATTAGATTAGAGTATCCTAAATCATTTTTGAATTTAGTATCTCTCTTCTCCAATGGGAGTATACACACTTATGCGTTATGCAAAACCATGTTTATCcatttgtttataaatagaAACCGATCACTCTCAAAATTAACACGTCACGCGATGTTGTCATTCCAGTAAAATAATATTCTGAGGGTTGATAACAAGCATATAATAAAGAATAACAACACGCACGCTTATGAAGCCCCTGACGTTTGAACAAACAGACCAAAAAGAAACAGCtgaaggaaagaaaacaaaCGTCAACCATTACTCCACTCTATCTACAGACTCACACACacacctttttattttatttatacaagACACACCCTCCATGAGAACCAGACACCATTAATTCCTAGTTTACCAATTCCCACACAGTACCAATATCTATCAACAACAACCGAAAACAAAAAGCGAACGTACACATGACTGAAACAGCAGAATCTTCAGCTTACGGTGTGATGGCAAGTTGGTTCACACCCTCGTGTCTATTCCTCTTCATCAACCTCGTCATCGGCACCATCGCCATCATCTCTCGTTTCGCCAACACGACCAAAAGACAACACCAACTCGTCCGTTCTCCCTCTTTGCTAGAAAGGCTTGCGTCTCTCAACCTTTGTTATCACAAACAATAtgaaccaacaacaacaacattgcTTCACAGCCATGTGAACCCGGTCCAGAGTCGGGATGAATCCAGACTTGATAGGGTTAGGTCTTTCAATCTCGATTTTTATAACGTGGATAATATTGAAAGACCTGACCCAATTGAAAATTCTGACTCACCCCAACTAGACCGGGTTCCTTCCTCATCTTTGGGTCAGGTCAAGTCTTTCAATCTTAATATCTATAAATCAGAGATTGAAAGACTTGACCTAGTCCATAGGCCTGACTCATCCCAAATAGGCCGGGTTTCCTCCACGTCTTTGTTGGACCGAGTCAGGTCATTTAATCTCAACTTTAATAAAGTTGAGATTGAAAAGTCTAGCCGGGTCCAACAGCAAGTGACCCGTGCTCCCTCGATACTCGAGCGGCTTAAGTCGTCCTTGTCATTTGACAGATCGATGTCAGTGACCGAGCCTGAATCCGAAGTTACAGGTGGTGGAGAGTTGGTGGAGGAAACTGAAGAAGAAGGGGTGGATGCAAAGGCTGATGATTTCATCAATAGGTTTAGGCAGCAACTGAGGTTGCAAAGGCTTGACTCTATTATACGTTACAGGGATATGCTCAAACGATACTAACAATAGTTCATTCCTTAATTCACCATCAGCTGCATGAACACGAGAGTTCGGCTAGCTAGGTTGTTGTTTGTTTGTAATGATATATGGTGTTTCGCAAGGCTTGACAAACCgttgctagttttttttttcttttttcttgtgatGCTGATTTGTTTGAACAATTGAACTAATTATAGTTCATAAagtacaattaattaattacattcaaacactgaaattttttgtattttgcgTTACTTCTTACGGCGAAGGCATAAGGTTACTTACGTTAAATTTAGAGAAACTTTTACTTATAAATTTGTAGTTTGCGTTACTTTTTTACGGCAAAGGCATAAGGCATCTGGCGAGTCTTATGTCATTTTTTATGCATACAACATCATTTTATTCATTATAGTTTTATACGTATCGTACATTTTAACTTGCAAGTCACTTTTGCTGTTTGTGTGGAACGCTATCCGCTTTATAAGATATTGTAGATTATTGGCTTTTTACCATTTTCCACAATCCTTGATTGGTAACACTGGAATGAATATGGATAGATGTTACGGTCAAGGAAATAATGAATTGAgatgtgaaaaaaattgaataattaatatgCATCGCAAACGACACGCGACATTCTTTTAAATTGCACAAATTTCTTAAACATTAACTCTTCCTCCTTGCATTGATAACAtggaatttatatttatttatatgtacatCTAGGAATCTTCGACCTTGTTGGGGATCGATTGTAACTTACACTTACTTTACCGTGCATCTCATCACCTTAGGTCATTCATATTATTAAATACTGCATGACCACGTGTGAACACGCTGGGATTTTTTTCCATTCAAAACATACCCACAGAAAAGATTTAGTTTTCTTTCACAGATGCAAGAACGAATCACATGGTAAAAACCGTGTACAATCACATGCTTAAAAGGAGCTTTAAAATTGCATACCAATGTTAAACTTAAAATCAATCATTTCATGTTAATTTCCTAAATATTTATGCAACATCTGTCATTTTCTCTATCACAttcaactatataaaaaaaatactagtaacACTTAAACATATCTTTTTAAAGGTAAatctatttgaaattataattttgtttataagtcTCACTTCTTATTTCATGAATCTCATTCATAATGTTATAATTTTCGATAAATTTTAATCCATAATAGAATGTGTTAAAAAGAATATGTTGGGTGAATTGTTAACACCCCCATTAACTAATTTTTCAGAGAATATACAAGATTTCCAAGACTTAATGTTAAACTCAAAACATAAATCATTCAAGCACTCTAATTCTGGTTTAATTTCTGGTTTTATGTTCAGACACTAAACCCTAGATTTAAGCTTGGCAATTAATGCAAGCAGAGACTAATTCCCGCAACTTAGCATCCTTTGATGACTTAAAAACCTCTTGAGAATACAAAATTGATGCAAACGAAccttttcttccttttgcctCTACACACACCACTAATTGAATAATCGTTCAACTAAAAATACATATGTTGATGTTCACCAGGGCCACACTATGTTCTTTTTTGGGGGATATGGGAAGGGGAAAAAGTGGGATGGGGGGATTACAGTAATAAGCAGAGTCTAGTAATCTGTCCTTAGTTTTAATGCCAGTATATAAAAATCAAGCAGCTGGGACCTTTCTCCCATCTTCTATAAAGAAAATTGCTGCTTCTGGAACCTGCAAGAGGAAGATAGATTTTCAGTCACTCAAAAATTATGTCTTGGGGAAAGGAACTAAATGCGGACTTAGAGAGAACCAGTGACATGTATACTACAGATAAAACAGAGAGATAAGGATCAACACCTTGATCAATTAGACAAGGACCATGGAACACCTCACAGTCTCTTTTAGTTATagatacatatttattttcccACATACTAGCATAACTATACACAGGTATCTTGTCTAACATGAGCATAGGAAATGTTTTATGTGGATTTTACCCTATTGTTTGGAtggacaaaaagaaaatagtgaagaaaattttaatttaaatctttcccttgtttgatttaagagaaaataaaaagaataatagaaaggaaagaaacctcaaggaaaaaaaaattctcccaacttttttcttcacataaaattttaaatttttttctctttcatttcctTTTGTCTCTAATCCAAAATACAAAGGGTTAGTCAAACTTTCAAGTATTTACTTCATTCCTATTCAATCTCATggaaaattgtatttaatagGAAATTGAATAAACCCAACTTGTTATTGCTTCTTTTCTTGGCAGGGAAGGAGAGGAGTTATGATGATGAGATCAGGGCACCTCCTACTGTTTTGAAATTGTTCATTATTCACAACATAGAAAGCATATGAAATGCATTTCAAAGGATTCATTGtattaatataaattcaattttgtttaGAGACTTGTATCATTTAAAATTGTCAAAACAACTGGGGTCCAGAAATAGAccttaaaaatagaaaacaagtcCCACTATCAACAACTCTTCAAATAACAAAAGCAGGCCTAGCTTAGTCAATgacatttatagaaaaaaacagATGCATCTTTACAAGCTAATATTTGCAAACTccattttcatcatcaaagtTACCATCagtaccaaaaacaaaatacatgGCTATATCATGTAGCTTCTCTAAATGAGTTTACAGTGCAAACATGTTTATCACTACTAATAGATTCAACATAATCCAAAATTACTAAGAAACTTGGGTCACTAGGAGGAAAGGAAAGAAATGTTATGCAAGAAATATGTTCACTACATTCAGCAGTAGTATCCTAGATAAACGAAATGTTCCATAAGTGATATAAGCTGGGTGTCAAAGATAGGTAGCCATTTTGAACAACAAATTTACTTGCTGAGTTTCtataaccaaattaaaatatctatCAGTCTCCCACAAATGAAGAAGCAAATAAGAATGGAAATTATATTACTGAAACTTGATAAGTCTAATATTCCTATTTAATTGCTTTTTTTCACTGCTGTCAGAAATACATACATATTAAATCAGATTACATTACAGTGCCAAACAACcaacaataaaaattacttaCATCAGGCCATGTATCTGTAATGAACTCCACGATGTCATAAGCTATATCCCCTTGAACATCAATTTGTTCTTTCTCACTTGGTCCCTGACACCAATCAACCCACAATAGTATAAGACattatttctatatataaaacaactataCGTGGGTGTTTGGATCATAGCTGTCAAACAAAAATAGCAATGCAGAGGGGATGACCCTGAAAATGCTATAGTATGATAGAGGGTAGCAGGATAGCCGCTATTGTAACCAAttagaataaaagaaataaagggtAAAACTTAGAAGAGACTAGAGAGCACAAGACAGTGAGATGAAAGATTTGTTTCagagagattttaaaaaaaaaaaacagggacAGAAAAACCAGGGCAGAAAAGGTCATGGTTAGCCAGAAACAGTGTCAGGGTTACCAGAAAATGGCCACAGAGGTCTCAGGGTCAGGGATGATCAGAAACTATGGATAGCAGAGGCTGGGGATGGCCAACTGTCACAGCAAGCAAGAAAATGCCGGAAATGTTGCTGGAGAAGGATGGGTGTTAGCCGGAAGAGAGAACAGTGGGTGCTACTTCATAACAGAGTGTGTGCAAGTGACTGAGAAAGAAGGGTTTCAGTTCTTATTCAAAGGAGGGAGGGGGGAAATCCCGAATTGACCACCTAAAACAGCTCTAAACAATCCTGTTTCATGGTTAAAATAAGCTTTTTTGTGACCCACTCCAATTACACCTGCTCCAGCCGCAACTTTCCATGATTTGGTCCACTATTGAGCAGTAACAGCTGCTACTTCAAACTGCAATGACGTTCAATTTTTGTAACATGCTCAAGCCGCACCCCCACAACACAATTCCCCCAAAACACTGCTATTTGCCACTATTGACAACTATGGTTTGGATTAGTTTATTTTGGGGTCCAAAAATGTTTTCTTTAGTAACTTCCTAACAagtttttgaaaggaaaaaaaagttatttcccAGGAAAAAGGATCACAACATGCATTCTATGAACACCATCTAAAAATCAGTAAACCTTGACAACGGAGGCTCCTGTAGCAAACTTTTTCCCGAGTTTCTTGGAAGCATCACTGAGCTTGACACCTGAAATGCAATAAAAGAAACCAAGTTAAAAACCAAACCACAcctatgtaataataataataataactaaaggCTATGATTGTATTCATACTTAACAGAAAGGGATGAAATGaaggagaatgaaaagataCTAGTAGCCATGTTCcggattttttaaatgaaacagaaaaaatctattttatctCATACCAtcctataaaatgaaaattttccaaCTGGTATGAGTCGTATGACAGGTTTATTGCATCCCATCTTTAGATTCCACTTGTCATTAGATATCCTAATAGCACccaagagaataaaaaatatagctcACCGAAAAGTTCCAGTCCCTTCACAGTGGTGATACACTTTCGCTTGTTACGTACAACCTTCTCAATAACAACCTCTTGCTTATCCTGAAAAGCAATACCACTTCTGATCACATCAAATGACTAGGAATTATAACATTTAAACTACAAACACATTCATTTGAGAGGGTTAAACTTAAAGAATTCAAAGACATGCCTTTTTCTTAATCTTCCCACCAGGAAGACGCTTCACCTCTTCTTGCTTCGGTGCTAAAACATCAAAATCATAATAAGGGTTACACAAACACACACTACCAGCTAATGATCACAGAAAATTCATACCATTTCAATGtcaaacaacatatttaaataaaatgtaaaacacTAACATATCAATTCcgaaatttatgaaatttccACCTCTTCAATCCATTcacattaaagaaaaattaaatatatgttttttaaaaaagaaaaaacctgAGGAAGCAGCTCCATCGCCAGCTCCTGATATACCGGTACTTTGTAGTTTGTCAGCAACTTTATCAGCTTCCTTCTCATTTGCCTCTGcgcaaaaaattaaacaataataatcCGCGTTTAAAAAGCAAGATTAAATCCTAATGATCGAAATAATAATAGAGTAAATTTGAGGATATTgaatttttcttaagaaaaaagaaaaaagaaaaagttacctTTGAGAAGATCAGGGTATAGGTCAGGGACGTTTTGGATCAACCAGGGTTTGCATTTCTCGAAATCGGATCCGAATTCGCAGTATTCGGGGGGCAAGCTGCACACCCCGCAGTATAGAACCCGAACCGGTTGGGGTTTCTCTGCCATTGCTGTTTATGCACCGAGCTTTGAATCAAACCCTGCTTCACTTGTTCAGTTTTCTTAGGAACGAGAACAGGAACAAAACGGTGCGTTTTCGCAACGCAGCACTAGAGACAAAAGGGTGATGCGTTCGGAAGCGCGGTGGAGGGAGGGCTTTGATGGGATGATTGCTTGATACGGTGTCGTTTTGGGAACCTCTCTAATTAAGGTGAAGGGATTTTGTATCTTAATTATGTGAATTGATATTGTTTGGTTATTAGAATATTTTGGATTGTTAAATAATGGCTAAATGACctattttggtccctaaaagaTACATTTAGAGTCAATTTTGtccttgaaaaatgaaaatcaccAATTACAAATATGTAAATGAATGTTGTAACAATTTAATCTTGTTAATCTATGATTGTTTGAGTTAATGTTAATGTCCACGAGGTACATCATTtgaaatgttttcttttttttaaccccTTAAGCTTACCATTCACTGAAGGTCATTGTTACCATTCACAATTGCGGAGAAAACCTTGGTTTTTCCTCCTTCTCGCGTTTTGCTTGGTTATTGGTGAACGACGATGATGTCCTTGCAAATAGTGGTGATGCATTTTTGGCCGTCGTGCGAAGAGGAAAGACAACGATTTCTTGCTCAATGTACAAACAATGATGGTGTAGTGGCTGGAAATCTTGCTACGAGTAATaagtgaaaaaagaagaaagtgttGATGGGATTGGTGAAAAATCTATTGAGGTGTGCATCCTTTGTTTgatattcctttttctttttttaaatttaattcaaaacaaatatcattaaatagttGATTTcgattttgttttactttttttacaaaaatgagtctatcaaataaattttaaattaaacatgcaTTGGCCTTTGCCACCCTTTctcataacaaaaaataattaaattaagcaTGCATTCCTTTAAGAGCTACCAAAGCATCCTGCggccattttttctttctagatCTGCCATTGTTCGTGAGTCATAAGAATATTTGAACATTCAACATTaatgacaaaatataaaataatcaattacataataagtttttttgggtgcaaaattaagtttatttcaaTTCAAGGTCTGTTTAGTACAGaattacataataattttttttttcagaattacataatcaattacagaattacatttttatttcaagAATTTCCAAATGAGAGATTTCACTTGTaaattgaaacctagcacattATTTACTGCAAAATCCCATGTCCAGGTGACAATATTTTTTAGGGATCAAATTCAGCTTTTCTATCTACAAAAAGTTtccattttgttccaaaatgTTCCACCCACTGTTGATATGTTTTGTTACCGGTTTAGATATTCCGTGATCTTAATACCAGCATCCTTGCAAAACTGtagtatttgtttgttttgagcCTGTAATTTCTCCACCACGTCAAACGTTGTAGCAACACACAAAATATCTATAACGTAGAAAACATCTTCGTCTGGTGTAACTGGTGTCATCCTATCGTCCCACCTGCAAAGCATAATGTTGATTCAATTTAATCCTTAAGTAGGTATAAATTAAGCTATTTATATAAGCAAATAAATTGGAATAGAAACATCCAAGATTAAGACTAGTTTGTTtaagcttatttttttaaaataagtgttttttaaataaaataaatatttttatggtttCAATGTGTTTGCCTAAATtgttttacttaaaaataaacagttttttgtttttttttcaagaaacaaattgtatcattttattaaaaaaaacgttcatataaaaaaatttgttttattttatttaaaatttaaacaaactctcCCCTAATATAActacaaaaaatgaattattgacTAAATTTAATAACCAAAATAAGGTTTGGCTCTAGTTATTATGGCCCAATTCCTACTTTCGGCCGATGGAGTATTATTAGTCAGAACTAAAATCAGCCTCCAAATTTCTTAAACCAAAAATATGTCAagcaaccttcaaattgttataTAAAATCAGTGGGATTCACCCTGGAATCTACTTACCTTGCAACATAACTATGAAATGATTCACATCATAATGTCATTCTTAGGACAGTTGTTATTCATACTCCCTCTTTTAATAATatactttcatttatttatttttatcagaaaaaa includes these proteins:
- the LOC102670321 gene encoding pathogen-associated molecular patterns-induced protein A70 — translated: MTETAESSAYGVMASWFTPSCLFLFINLVIGTIAIISRFANTTKRQHQLVRSPSLLERLASLNLCYHKQYEPTTTTLLHSHVNPVQSRDESRLDRVRSFNLDFYNVDNIERPDPIENSDSPQLDRVPSSSLGQVKSFNLNIYKSEIERLDLVHRPDSSQIGRVSSTSLLDRVRSFNLNFNKVEIEKSSRVQQQVTRAPSILERLKSSLSFDRSMSVTEPESEVTGGGELVEETEEEGVDAKADDFINRFRQQLRLQRLDSIIRYRDMLKRY
- the LOC100306708 gene encoding putative translation machinery-associated protein is translated as MAEKPQPVRVLYCGVCSLPPEYCEFGSDFEKCKPWLIQNVPDLYPDLLKEANEKEADKVADKLQSTGISGAGDGAASSAPKQEEVKRLPGGKIKKKDKQEVVIEKVVRNKRKCITTVKGLELFGVKLSDASKKLGKKFATGASVVKGPSEKEQIDVQGDIAYDIVEFITDTWPDVPEAAIFFIEDGRKVPAA